A region from the Triticum aestivum cultivar Chinese Spring chromosome 3D, IWGSC CS RefSeq v2.1, whole genome shotgun sequence genome encodes:
- the LOC123078584 gene encoding ATP-dependent zinc metalloprotease FTSH 9, chloroplastic/mitochondrial, translated as MSALQASLLLRPLPSPLPPRRRPPPAPASVSFPRSCHHRRPSPPLRALAADGPQPPPSPAPEPPAAAAAAAAPEAEVDTGPAAQDGKEELEDLVDKARVWAVAFAAAVVEAAKRFFDWVVSGDWMSWWPFWRPDRRLQRLIDDADAHPKDPAKQSALLHELNKFSPEDVIKRIEQRSHAVDSKGVAEYLRALILTNAIADYLPDELSGRSATLPALLQELKQRVSGEDKPFSNPGISDKQPLHVVMVDPKATGRSTRFAQEIFSTILFTVAVGFMWVMGAAALQKYIGSLGGIGTSGVGSSSSYSAKELNKDITPEKNVKTFKDVKGCDDAKKELEEVVEYLRNPMKFTRLGGKLPKGILLTGAPGTGKTLLAKAIAGEAGVPFFYRAGSEFEEMFVGVGARRVRSLFQAAKKKAPCIVFIDEIDAVGSTRKQWEGHTKKTLHQLLVEMDGFEQNEGIIVMAATNLPDILDPALTRPGRFDRHIVVPSPDVRGRQDILELYLQDKPVGSDVNVNAIARSTPGFNGADLANLVNIAAIKAAVEGADKLTASQLEFAKDRIIMGTERKSMFISDESRKLTAYHESGHAIVALNTKGAHPIHKATILPRGSALGMVTQLPSQDETSISKKQLLARLDVCMGGRVAEELIFGEENVTTGARNDLHTATELAQYMVSNCGMSNAIGPVHVKERPSVDMQSRIDAEVGRLLREAYERVTHLLKKHEKQLHALANALLERETLTADEINKVVHPCQEEPQLPFQEEAFALT; from the exons atgagcGCCCTCcaggcctccctcctcctccgccctCTCCCCTCGCCCCTGCCCCCTCGTCGGCGTCCGCCACCAGCCCCCGCCTCCGTCTCCTTCCCTCGCTcctgccaccaccgccgcccgtcgcccccccTCCGCGCATTGGCCGCCGACGGCCCCCAGCCTCCCCCCTCTCCGGCCCCCGAGCCTcccgcggcggctgcggcggcggccgctCCGGAGGCGGAGGTCGACACGGGCCCCGCTGCCCAGGACGGGAAGGAGGAGCTGGAGGACCTGGTGGATAAGGCTAGGGTTTGGGCGGTGGCTTTCGCGGCCGCGGTGGTCGAGGCGGCCAAGAGGTTTTTCGACTGGGTGGTGTCTGGCGATTGGATGAGCTGGTGGCCGTTCTGGCGCCCCGACCGCCGCCTGCAGCGCTTGATCGATGACGCCGACGCTCACCCCAAGGACCCTGCCAAGCAGAGCGCGCTGCTCCACGAGCTCAACAAGTTTAG CCCAGAAGATGTCATCAAAAGAATCGAGCAAAGAAGTCATGCGGTAGATAGCAAGGGGGTTGCAGAGTACCTTCGAGCTCTTATTCTCACCAACGCTATAGCTGATTACCTACCAGATGAGCTGTCTGGGCGTTCAGCAACGCTACCAGCTCTG TTGCAAGAATTGAAGCAACGTGTATCTGGGGAGGACAAGCCTTTCTCGAATCCTGGGATATCTGACAAGCAACCATTACATGTAGTAATG GTTGATCCTAAAGCTACTGGTAGATCAACTCGGTTTGCTCAAGAGATTTTCTCGACTATCTTGTTCACAGTTGCTGTTGGATTTATGTG GGTAATGGGTGCTGCTGCGCTTCAAAAGTATATTGGTAGCCTAGGTGGAATAGGCACATCTGGTGTCGGTTCCAGTTCATCATATTCTGCAAAAGAGTTGAATAAGGATATAACGCCCGAGAAG AATGTGAAGACATTTAAAGATGTCAAAGGCTGTGATGATGCAAAGAAAGAACTTGAGGAGGTTGTTGAGTATCTAAGGAATCCTATGAAGTTTACTCGCCTCGGTGGAAAGTTACCAAAG GGAATACTTTTAACTGGAGCTCCAGGAACTGGGAAGACGCTGCTTGCTAAG GCCATTGCTGGGGAAGCTGGTGTGCCGTTCTTTTACCGAGCAGGTTCTGAATTTGAGGAAAT GTTTGTTGGTGTTGGTGCTCGGAGGGTGAGATCCTTGTTTCAAGCTGCAAAGAAAAAG GCACCATGTATTGTTTTCATTGATGAAATAGATGCAGTGGGATCAACTAGAAAACAGTGGGAAGGGCACACAAAGAAAACATTGCATCAACTTCTTGTTGAGATGGATGGTTTTGAACAAAATGAG GGAATAATAGTAATGGCTGCGACAAACTTACCAGACATTCTTGATCCAGCACTTACGAGACCTGGTAGATTTGATAGACAT ATTGTTGTCCCTAGTCCTGATGTGCGAGGCCGCCAAGATATTCTGGAGCTCTATTTGCAAGACAAGCCTGTGGGCAGTGATGTGAATGTCAATGCAATAGCCCGCAGTACCCCTGGCTTTAATGGGGCTG aCCTTGCGAACCTGGTAAACATTGCAGCAATTAAGGCTGCTGTTGAAGGTGCTGACAAGCTGACTGCTTCACAATTGGAGTTTGCCAAAGATCGTATCATCATGGGAACTGAGAGGAAATCAATGTTCATCTCTGATGAATCAAGAAAG CTTACTGCCTACCATGAAAGTGGGCATGCTATTGTTGCACTCAATACCAAGGGTGCTCATCCCATTCACAAGGCAACTATCCTGCCTCGTGGATCTGCCCTTGGAATGGTTACACAACTTCCCTCACAGGATGAGACTTCTATCAGCAAGAAACAACTCCTGGCACGTCTTGATGTTTGCATGGGCGGAAGGGTTGCTGAAGAGCTTATATTTGGGGAAGAAAATGTTACTACTGGTGCCAGAAATGATCTTCATACTGCAACAGAGCTCGCTCAGTATATG GTATCAAACTGTGGGATGAGTAATGCTATTGGTCCTGTGCATGTAAAAGAACGACCAAGTGTTGACATGCAATCAAGAATAGATGCAGAG GTGGGCAGACTCCTAAGAGAAGCTTATGAACGGGTGACACATTTACTGAAGAAG CATGAGAAGCAATTACATGCTTTAGCGAATGCTCTGCTGGAGCGTGAAACTCTGACGGCAGATGAGATCAACAAAGTAGTTCATCCCTGCCAAGAAGAACCACAGCTTCCCTTCCAAGAAGAAGCCTTTGCGCTAACTTAG